In Solanum lycopersicum chromosome 5, SLM_r2.1, the following are encoded in one genomic region:
- the LOC101262918 gene encoding probable leucine-rich repeat receptor-like protein kinase IMK3, with amino-acid sequence MCSSSSRASFQEPHLLLHSTPKNTNYPSCGVCKKYCPYPIFQLIKAKKKKQVCQLKNPIFSNKKMENQDQVQDFTCFYQYSFGVFKFIIQERDMGCVKKIPFVQILLFLQLMICGAQLALGQVWDGVVISEANYQALEALKHELVDPKGYLSSWNDSGYGACSGTWIGIKCAQGQVIVIQLPLKGFGGRITESIGQFQALRKLSFHDNEIGGSVPSSLGFLPNLRGLQLYNNRFSGSIPGSLGLCPVLQTLELSNNSLSGAIPDSLVNSSKLYRLNLSYNLLSGSIPVSITQSRSLVFIDLKYNNLTGSIPDSWGGNGDRQFKLESLTLDHNSLSGGIPVSFGKLSELLEISFSHNRIVGVIPNDIGRLSVVRDLDFSYNEINGSLPESITNLSSLMVLNLESNNLDGEIPLDVKRLQKLSFLNLRNNRFRGDIPAAIGDISGLVEIDLSLNNLTGEIPESVSELPNLSSFNVSYNSLSGPVPTYLAKKFNSSVFVGNVQLCGYNTSNPCPVTPSPVTRSRKRSIKDIILVVIGCLIIVLFLLCCILLCCLIKKRGEAKKPKDVKGVPPTAGEVEAAGGDNGGKLVHFGGGMMFSADDLLCATADILGKSTYGTVYRATLEDGSQVAVKRMREKITKVQREFEKEVNVLGKIRHPNLLAIRAYYLGTKGEKLLIFDYMPKGSLSNFLHARGPDTPIDWPTRMRIAKGTTRGLLYLHTNVNIIHGNLTSSNVLLDENTDAIVSDYGLSRLVTAAANSNVVATAGALGYRAPELNKLKKANVKTDVYSLGVIILELLTGKSPGEAVNGVDLPRKVASIVKEEGTKEVFDLELMKDASIIGDELLVTLKLALHCVDPSPLARPELQQVLQQLEDIRRETPTAGPSTSY; translated from the exons ATGTGTTCCTCCTCTTCACGTGCTTCCTTTCAAGAACCGCACTTATTGCTACATAGTACTCCAAAAAATACCAATTACCCTTCTTGTGGTGTGTGTAAAAAATACTGTCCCTATCCCATTTTTCAACTTatcaaagcaaaaaaaaaaaaacaggtaTGTCAACTGAAAAATCCCATTTTTTCTaacaaaaaaatggaaaatcaaGACCAAGTTCAAGATTTTACCTGTTTTTACCAGTACTCATTTGGGGTTTTCAAGTTTATAATCCAAGAAAGAGATATGGGGTGTGTTAAAAAGATACCTTTTGTCCAGATTTTGTTGTTCTTGCAGCTGATGATTTGTGGAGCTCAGTTAGCTTTAGGTCAAGTTTGGGATGGTGTAGTTATCAGTGAGGCAAATTATCAAGCACTTGAGGCACTTAAACATGAGTTAGTTGATCCTAAAGGGTATTTAAGTAGCTGGAATGATAGTGGTTATGGTGCTTGTTCTGGTACTTGGATTGGGATAAAATGTGCTCAAggacaagttattgttattcAGCTTCCATTAAAAGGATTTGGGGGAAGAATTACTGAAAGTATTGGTCAATTTCAAGCACTAAGAAAACTTAGTTTTCATGATAATGAAATTGGTGGTTCAGTCCCTTCATCTTTGGGTTTTTTACCCAATCTAAGAGGTTTACAATTGTACAATAACAGGTTTTCAGGTTCTATTCCTGGTTCTCTTGGTTTATGTCCAGTTCTACAAACACTTGAACTTAGCAACAATTCTTTATCTGGTGCAATCCCTGATAGTCTTGTGAATTCATCTAAGCTTTATAGGCTTAATCTTAGTTACAATTTATTGTCTGGTTCGATTCCTGTTAGTATAACTCAATCGCGCTCTCTAGTCTTTATTGACTTGAAATATAACAACTTGACAGGGTCTATTCCGGATTCTTGGGGTGGAAATGGAGATAGACAGTTTAAATTAGAGTCGTTGACGCTTGATCATAACTCTTTGTCTGGTGGAATTCCTGTTTCTTTTGGGAAGTTGAGTGAACTTCTTGAGATTTCGTTTAGTCATAATCGTATTGTTGGTGTCATCCCTAATGATATTGGAAGGCTTAGTGTGGTTAGGgatcttgatttttcttataatgAGATTAATGGTAGTTTGCCAGAGAGTATAACTAATTTGTCCTCCCTCATGGTTCTCAACTTGGAAAGTAACAATCTTGATGGTGAAATCCCATTAGATGTAAAGAGATTGCAAAAGTTGTCGTTTCTCAACCTGAGGAACAACCGGTTTAGGGGTGATATTCCAGCTGCTATCGGGGACATTTCTGGTCTAGTCGAGATAGATTTGTCTCTCAACAATCTAACCGGAGAAATCCCAGAGTCTGTTAGTGAGTTACCTAATCTTAGTTCCTTTAATGTTTCATATAACTCTCTATCTGGTCCTGTTCCTACTTATCTTGCTAAGAAATTCAATTCAAGTGTTTTTGTGGGTAATGTTCAGCTATGTGGCTATAATACTTCGAATCCATGTCCTGTAACGCCTTCTCCAGTTACACGAAGTAGAAAACGAAGTATTAAAGACATTATTCTCGTAGTAATAGGGTGTCTTATAATAGTCTTGTTTCTACTCTGTTGCATTCTCCTCTGCTGTTTGATCAAGAAAAGAGGTGAAGCCAAAAAACCAAAAGATGTAAAGGGTGTTCCTCCAACTGCCGGAGAAGTTGAGGCAGCAGGAGGGGATAACGGAGGAAAACTTGTCCATTTTGGTGGAGGTATGATGTTCAGTGCAGATGATCTTCTATGTGCTACTGCAGATATATTGGGAAAGAGTACTTATGGTACGGTGTATAGGGCTACGTTAGAAGATGGAAGTCAAGTTGCAGTGAAAAGAATGAGAGAGAAGATCACGAAAGTTCAGAGGGAATTCGAGAAAGAAGTCAACGTTCTTGGAAAGATAAGGCATCCGAATCTTCTGGCTATTAGGGCTTATTACTTAGGGACGAAAGGGGAGAAGCTTCTTATTTTCGACTACATGCCTAAAGGAAGTCTCTCAAATTTTCTTCATG CTCGTGGACCGGATACACCAATTGATTGGCCAACAAGGATGAGAATAGCAAAAGGGACAACGAGGGGATTGCTGTACCTTCATACTAATGTCAACATCATTCATGGGAATCTTACGTCGAGCAATGTTCTACTTGATGAAAACACTGATGCAATAGTTTCAGATTATGGTCTTTCACGCCTTGTAACTGCTGCTGCAAATTCAAATGTTGTAGCCACAGCAGGTGCACTTGGTTATCGCGCACCTGAACTTAATAAGCTCAAGAAAGCCAATGTGAAGACGGATGTCTACAGCCTCGGAGTCATCATACTTGAACTCCTAACTGGAAAGTCTCCAGGCGAGGCAGTGAATGGTGTAGATTTGCCTAGAAAGGTGGCGTCAATTGTGAAAGAAGAGGGAACAAAAGAGGTATTCGATTTGGAACTAATGAAGGATGCATCCATAATTGGTGATGAATTGTTAGTTACACTTAAATTGGCTTTGCACTGTGTTGATCCCTCGCCATTAGCTCGACCAGAACTTCAGCAAGTTCTCCAGCAACTGGAAGACATTAGGCGTGAAACGCCAACTGCAGGTCCCTCAACAAGTTACTAG
- the LOC101262618 gene encoding laccase-12 produces the protein MEALKSIAKPLCYLLFLCIFLLFADAASAKTHYHDFVIQATPVKRLCKTHNTITVNGQFPGPTLEVNNGDTLVVKVVNRARYNVTIHWHGVRQMRSAWADGPEFITQCPIRPGKSYTYRFTIQGQEGTLWWHAHSSWLRATVYGALIIHPKEGGNYPFPKPRRETPILLGEWWDANPIDVVREATRTGAAPNVSDAYTINGQPGDLYKCSSQDTTIVHMDSGETNLLRVINAGMNQELFFTVANHKFTVVGADASYVKPFTTSVLMLGPGQTTDVLIKADQPPSRYYMAARAYASAQGAPFDNTTTTAILEYKTSSCSSNCVKTNPVFPSLPAYNDTATATAFTTKFRSPRRVEVPKEIDENLFFTVGLGLNNCPRGARSRNCQGPNGTRFTASMNNVSFVLPSNFSLLQAHHNGIPGVFSTDFPAVPPVKFDYTGNVSRSLWQLIRGTKLYKLKYGARVQVVLQGTNISTAENHPIHLHGYDFYIIAEGFGNFNPKRDTSKFNLVDPPLRNTASVPVNGWAVIRFVADNPGVWLMHCHLDVHITWGLAMAFLVENGVSQLESLEAPPVDLPVC, from the exons atggAGGCTTTGAAGAGCATTGCCAAACCTTTGTGTTATTTGTTGTTTCTGtgcatttttcttctctttgcaGATGCAGCATCTGCGAAAACGCATTACCATGATTTTGTG ATTCAAGCAACACCAGTGAAGAGGCTGTGCAAAACCCACAACACCATAACAGTGAATGGACAATTCCCTGGACCAACATTAGAAGTAAACAACGGGGATACTCTAGTTGTCAAAGTTGTCAATCGAGCTCGATATAATGTCACCATTCACTG GCATGGGGTTAGACAAATGAGGTCAGCATGGGCAGACGGACCAGAATTTATCACTCAGTGCCCAATTAGACCAGGAAAGAGTTACACTTACCGGTTCACAATTCAAGGACAAGAAGGGACACTTTGGTGGCATGCCCACAGCTCATGGCTCAGGGCTACTGTTTATGGAGCTCTAATTATTCACCCAAAAGAAGGAGGAAACTATCCATTTCCTAAGCCCAGAAGAGAAACACCTATTCTGCTTG GTGAGTGGTGGGATGCAAACCCAATCGATGTTGTAAGAGAGGCTACAAGAACTGGAGCAGCCCCTAATGTATCAGATGCTTACACCATCAATGGTCAACCAGGTGACCTCTACAAGTGCTCCAGTCAAG ATACCACCATAGTTCATATGGATTCTGGCGAAACCAACCTCCTTCGAGTTATCAATGCTGGAATGAACCAGGAGCTTTTCTTTACTGTGGCAAACCACAAGTTTACTGTTGTTGGAGCAGATGCCTCATATGTTAAACCCTTCACTACATCAGTCCTTATGCTCGGACCAGGCCAGACAACTGATGTCCTTATCAAAGCTGACCAGCCACCAAGCAGATACTACATGGCAGCACGTGCCTACGCAAGTGCTCAAGGCGCCCCCTTTGATAATACCACAACAACAGCCATCCTCGAGTACAAGACATCTTCTTGTTCTTCCAATTGTGTCAAGACCAATCCAGTTTTCCCATCTCTACCAGCATATAATGACACAGCCACTGCAACAGCCTTCACAACAAAATTTAGAAGCCCAAGAAGAGTCGAGGTACCCAAAGAAATCGATGAAAATCTATTCTTCACTGTTGGGCTAGGACTCAACAATTGTCCAAGAGGTGCACGCTCTAGAAACTGTCAAGGTCCAAATGGAACTCGATTCACTGCCAGTATGAACAATGTGTCTTTTGTGCTACCATCCAATTTTTCCCTGCTACAGGCACATCACAATGGCATTCCTGGTGTTTTCTCAACTGACTTCCCAGCTGTACCACCTGTAAAATTTGATTATACTGGCAATGTAAGCCGATCTTTATGGCAACTTATTCGAGGAACTAAGCTGTACAAGCTGAAATATGGGGCAAGAGTGCAAGTTGTGTTACAGGGGACTAATATCTCCACAGCTGAGAACCACCCAATTCACCTTCACGGATATGATTTCTACATCATTGCAGAGGGTTTCGGTAACTTTAATCCAAAAAGAGATACATCTAAATTCAACCTTGTTGATCCACCACTTAGAAACACGGCCAGTGTGCCCGTTAATGGATGGGCAGTCATTAGATTTGTCGCTGACAATCCAG GAGTGTGGCTAATGCACTGTCACTTGGATGTTCACATTACCTGGGGTTTGGCCATGGCTTTCCTTGTTGAAAACGGAGTCAGTCAATTGGAATCATTGGAAGCTCCACCAGTAGATCTGCCTGTCTGCTGA
- the LOC101262313 gene encoding laccase-12-like produces the protein MKPFNPLSSLCFVCILLLFANAESAKTHYHDFVVQATLVKRLCEIHNIITVNGKFPGPTLEVNNGDTLVVNVVNRARYNVTIHWHGVRQMRTGWADGPEFITQCPIRPGKSYTYRFTIQGQEGTLWWHAHSSWLRATVYGALIINPKEGVIYPFPKPKRETPILLGEWWNTNPIDVVRQATRTGAAPNISDAYTINSQPGDLYKCSSQDTAIVHMDSGEINLLRVINAALNQQLFFAVANHKLTVVGADATYVKPFTTSVLMLGPGQTTDVLIKADQQPARYYMAARAYASAQDAPFDDTTTTAILEYNTASCSTNCVKTKPVFPSLPAYNDTSTATTFSTKFRSPRRVEVPKEIDENLFFTVGLGLENCPRGAPSSYCQGPSGTRFTASMNNVSFTLPSNNSLLQAHYQGISGVFSTDFPAVPPVKFDYTGNVSGSLWQPIRGTKLYKLKYGAKVQVVLQGTSIFSAENHPMHLHGYDFYIIAEGFGNFNPKTDTFKFNLIDPPLRNTASVPVNGWTVIRFIANNPGVWLMHCHLDVHITWGLAMAFLVENGVCESESLEPPPLDLPVC, from the exons atgaagcCCTTCAACCCTTTAAGTTCTTTATGTTTTGTATGCATTTTGCTTCTCTTTGCAAATGCAGAGTCTGCGAAAACTCATTACCATGATTTTGTG GTTCAAGCAACACTAGTAAAGAGGCTGTGTGAAATCCACAACATCATAacggtgaatgggaaattcccTGGACCGACATTGGAAGTAAACAACGGGGATACTCTGGTGGTTAACGTTGTGAATAGAGCTCGATATAATGTTACTATTCACTG GCATGGTGTTAGGCAAATGAGAACAGGATGGGCAGATGGACCAGAATTTATCACTCAGTGCCCGATTAGACCAGGAAAGAGTTACACTTACCGGTTTACTATTCAAGGACAAGAAGGGACTCTTTGGTGGCACGCCCACAGCTCGTGGCTTAGGGCTACTGTTTATGGAGCTTTAATTATCAATCCAAAAGAAGGAGTAATCTATCCATTTCCAAAGCCCAAAAGAGAAACACCAATTCTGCTCG GTGAGTGGTGGAATACGAACCCTATTGACGTTGTAAGACAAGCAACAAGAACAGGAGCAGCTCCTAATATATCTGATGCATACACCATCAATTCTCAACCAGGTGACCTCTACAAGTGTTCTAGTCAAG ATACCGCCATAGTTCATATGGACTCTGGTGAAATCAACCTCCTTCGAGTTATCAACGCTGCCCTGAACCAGCAGCTTTTCTTTGCTGTGGCCAATCACAAACTTACTGTCGTTGGAGCAGATGCCACTTATGTTAAACCCTTCACAACATCAGTCCTTATGCTCGGACCAGGCCAGACAACTGATGTCCTGATCAAAGCTGATCAACAACCCGCTCGATATTACATGGCAGCACGTGCCTATGCTAGTGCTCAAGACGCCCCTTTTGATGATACCACAACCACAGCCATCCTCGAGTACAACACAGCTTCTTGTTCTACGAATTGTGTCAAGACCAAACCGGTTTTCCCATCTTTACCAGCATATAATGACACATCCACTGCCACAACTTTCTCAACCAAATTCAGAAGCCCAAGAAGGGTCGAGGTTCCCAAGGAAATCGATGAAAATCTGTTCTTCACAGTTGGGCTGGGACTCGAGAACTGCCCAAGAGGTGCACCCTCCAGTTACTGTCAAGGTCCAAGTGGAACTCGATTCACTGCGAGTATGAACAATGTATCTTTTACGCTACCATCCAATAATTCCCTGCTACAAGCACATTACCAAGGCATATCTGGTGTTTTCTCAACTGATTTCCCAGCTGTACCACCTGTAAAATTTGATTATACTGGAAACGTAAGCGGGTCTTTATGGCAACCTATTCGAGGAACTAAGCTGTACAAACTGAAATATGGAGCAAAAGTGCAAGTTGTGTTACAGGGGACTAGTATCTTTTCAGCTGAAAACCATCCAATGCATCTTCACGGATATGATTTCTACATCATTGCAGAAGGTTTCGGTAACTTCAATCCAAAAACAGACACATTTAAATTCAACCTTATTGATCCACCTCTTAGAAATACAGCAAGTGTACCCGTTAACGGATGGACAGTCATTAGATTTATCGCGAACAATCCAG GAGTGTGGCTAATGCACTGTCATTTGGATGTTCACATTACATGGGGTTTAGCCATGGCGTTCCTCGTGGAAAACGGAGTTTGTGAATCAGAATCATTGGAACCTCCTCCACTAGATTTGCCTGTCTGTTGA
- the LOC101262012 gene encoding laccase-12-like, with the protein MEVFKSIANTTSSFFVICILLLFANAASEKTHYHDFVIQATPVKRLCKTSNAITVNGQYPGPTLEVNNGDTLVVNVVNKARYNVTIHWHGVRQMRTAWADGPEFITQCPIRPGKSYTYRFTIQGQEGTLWWHAHSSWLRATVYGALIIHPKEGGNYPFPNPKRETPVLLGEWWNTNPIDVVRQATRTGAAPNVSDAYTINGQPGDLYKCSRQDTTIVHMDSGETNLLRVINAGLNQQLFFTVANHKLTVVGADANYVKPFTTSVLMLGPGQTTDVLIKADQTPSRYYMAARAYASAQGAPFDNTTATAILEYKKSSCSSNCTTTNPIFPLLPAYNDTTTATAFTTKFRSPRKVEVPTEIDENLFITVGLGLENCPTGAPSSNCQGPNGTRFAASMNNISFVLPSNFSLLQAHHQRIPGVFSTDFPSVPPVKFNYTGNVSRSLWQPIRGTKLYKLKYGAKVQVVLQGTGIFTAENHPIHLHGYDFYIIAEGFGNFNPKTDTSKFNLINPPLRNTASVPVNGWTVIRFIADNPGVWIMHCHLDVHITWGLAMAFLVENGVSELESLEAPPVDFPVC; encoded by the exons ATGGAAGTCTTCAAAAGCATTGCAAACACGACGagttctttctttgttatatgcATTTTGCTTCTCTTTGCAAATGCAGCATCTGAAAAAACTCACTACCATGATTTTGTT ATTCAAGCAACACCAGTGAAGAGGCTGTGCAAAACTAGCAATGCCATAACGGTGAATGGACAATACCCTGGACCAACATTAGAAGTTAACAACGGGGATACTCTGGTGGTTAACGTTGTTAATAAAGCTCGATACAATGTTACTATTCACTG GCACGGGGTTAGGCAAATGAGAACAGCATGGGCAGATGGACCGGAATTTATCACTCAATGCCCGATTAGACCAGGAAAGAGTTACACTTACCGGTTTACAATTCAAGGACAAGAAGGGACACTTTGGTGGCACGCCCACAGCTCGTGGCTTAGGGCTACGGTTTATGGAGCTTTGATTATCCATCCAAAAGAAGGCGGAAACTATCCATTTCCTAACCCCAAAAGAGAAACACCAGTTCTGCTTG GTGAGTGGTGGAATACGAACCCTATTGACGTTGTAAGACAAGCAACAAGAACAGGAGCAGCTCCTAATGTATCAGACGCTTATACTATCAATGGTCAGCCAGGTGATCTATACAAGTGTTCTAGACAAG ATACCACCATAGTCCATATGGACTCTGGCGAAACTAACCTCCTTCGAGTTATCAATGCTGGATTGAACCAACAGCTTTTCTTTACTGTGGCAAACCACAAGCTTACTGTAGTTGGAGCAGATGCTAATTATGTTAAACCTTTCACAACATCAGTCCTTATGCTCGGACCAGGACAGACAACCGATGTCCTGATCAAAGCTGATCAGACGCCAAGCAGATACTACATGGCAGCACGTGCCTATGCAAGCGCTCAAGGCGCACCATTTGATAATACCACAGCCACAGCCATCCTCGAGTACAAGAAATCGTCTTGCTCTTCCAATTGTACCACAACTAATCCCATTTTCCCATTGTTACCAGCATATAACGACACAACCACTGCTACAGCCTTCACAACCAAATTCAGAAGCCCAAGAAAGGTTGAGGTCCCTACTGAAATCGATGAAAATCTATTCATCACAGTTGGGCTGGGACTCGAGAACTGCCCAACAGGTGCACCCTCCAGTAACTGTCAAGGTCCAAATGGAACTCGATTCGCTGCCAGTATGAACAACatatcgtttgtgctgccatcCAATTTTTCCCTGCTACAAGCACATCACCAACGCATACCTGGTGTCTTCTCAACGGACTTCCCATCTGTACCACCTGTAAAATTTAATTACACAGGCAACGTAAGCCGATCTTTATGGCAACCTATTCGAGGAACTAAGCTGTACAAACTGAAATATGGGGCAAAAGTGCAAGTTGTGTTACAGGGGACAGGTATCTTCACAGCtgaaaatcatccaattcatcTTCACGGATACGATTTCTACATCATTGCTGAGGGTTTCGGTAACTTCAATCCAAAAACAGACACATCTAAATTCAACCTTATTAATCCACCTCTCAGAAATACAGCAAGTGTACCAGTTAACGGATGGACAGTCATCAGATTTATCGCGGACAATCCAG GAG